The genome window TCCAATATCATATGACTACTTAATCCAAAAAAGATTGAAAATACAAGTAATGTTAAGTTAATTTTTAAACTGGGAATAAAACCTAAATTAATGGAAATAATAATTGATGCAATAGCTACTAAAAATATTGGAGATAATTTTTTATTAAGAAATAAAAGTGCTAAAAAGATAATCAAGATTAATAAAACCATTAAATTTATTGAATCACTAGAAATTAAGCTATATTGAAATAATCCCATGCCAAAAAATAAGAACAGAGATAATGAAATAGTTATAATGATTACTCCTAAAATAGAATGAGTAAATCCCCTATGACTAGAAAGTAAGAATATGCATCCTAATAAACTGATTAGCAAACCTAAATAATAAGGCAATCCCATAAAATACAGGAATAGTGATATTAAGCCTCCAAGGGCAATGATTTTGAGAACCTGATATCTTTTAAACTCATGATCAAAATCTGGAATATTTGTTGATATTACTGCTAATGCAATAGCTAAAGGATCATAAAACAGGAACAGGGAAAGAATAAACGCAAATATTGTATGGCCTTTATAAGAGGAAATACTAACACATCCTATACTAAATAACATAGACTACGATAAAAACATCAATCAAAAAGTTCTAAAAAATAACATAGACTACGATAAAAACATCATTCAAAAAGTTTTAAAAATTATTCAAAAACTATGTTTAGAGAAATATTTACTTTTAGGCTAATATAAACTAATTGAGAGCATTTGAGAACTAATAATTAGAATTATTTTACTACTTTAAAAAAAAGAGAATGTTTATTTAAAAAAACTAAAAAACTAAAAGTTTAGTATTTAAAAAAAGGAACATTTATTCAAAACAGTCATCAAATATACCGAAATATTCTAAAAAGGCATTCATTTGAAGATAAGACCTTTGACATATTCTTTCATTTGCATAGCTAATAGCTGATAAAACTTCACAGGTTACAGATGGGATCTGCTCCAAATTAGCTTCATCTTCAAGGGCTCCTTTAAATGGAATACCTGCTATTGGATAAATAATCTTTTCTGAACCTACCCTTTTAGAAATATAATCAGCAATATAAAAACTAGAGCTAGATGGCTTTTGAGT of Methanobrevibacter olleyae contains these proteins:
- a CDS encoding metal-dependent hydrolase; amino-acid sequence: MLFSIGCVSISSYKGHTIFAFILSLFLFYDPLAIALAVISTNIPDFDHEFKRYQVLKIIALGGLISLFLYFMGLPYYLGLLISLLGCIFLLSSHRGFTHSILGVIIITISLSLFLFFGMGLFQYSLISSDSINLMVLLILIIFLALLFLNKKLSPIFLVAIASIIISINLGFIPSLKINLTLLVFSIFFGLSSHMILDSFTPLGVKAFRPFSDVEYHKKFGVLLFLTLVIMFVLLFPNKILFYFSFLVNFI